GCCTCGTGGACGCTGGTGAACAGCAGGGCAGCGCTGAGCTGGACGGCCGAGCTGTGCAGCCGGCGGATGATCCGGTCGAGCGCCGCGGGGTCCGGGGGAGCCGGGCACTCGATCAGGACGACCGCGACCTTCTCGGCGCCGCTGCTCATCGGCAGTGCGATCCGGGTGCCGCCGTACGTCGGGCGCTGGGTCCGCCAGCACTCGCGCAGCAGCACGTCGGAGGACTCCAGCGGGAAGGTGACCGCTCCCGTGGAGTACCGCAGCGGGGTGAAGGCGTCCCCGTGGCGCACCACCACGACCGCCTGCCGGACGACGACCTCCTCGGCGACCACCGCCATCGCCTGGTCGGCGAGGTCGACCGGGTCCAGGCCCGAGGTGAGCTGGCCGGAGAGGTCGCGCAGCTGACGGATCAGTCCCAGTGCGCTGCGGTAGGACTCGTCCGCGGACGGCGTGGTGACCGTACGCCGGGTGAAGGTGCCGAGCAGTCCCAGGCCCAGCCCGGTGGTCAACCAGGTGACCGCCGTGCCGGCGACCTCGGAGTGGAAGTGGCCCAGGACCAACCACGCCGACAGGCCCATGGCGATCGCCTCCGCGACCAGGACGGCGCCCACCCAGCGGATGCCGGCGGCGATCCCCCCGATCAGCACCGGCGTCGCCAGGTAGGGCATCGCCGCCTGGTGGTCGGGATAGGCCCAGATCGCGACGAGCCCGGTGGCTGCGCCCTCGGCGAGGACGATCAGCCGGTCCGGGAAGCGCCGGGTGAGCGACGCCGTCCCGGCGGCCACCGCGATCGCGGCGACGAACCAGAGCCCGTCCAGGGTGACCTGCCCGACGAGCGCGGTCGAGGCGATGACGGCGAGGGTGAAGACCCTGGCCGCCGCGGCCACC
The DNA window shown above is from Marmoricola sp. OAE513 and carries:
- a CDS encoding histidine kinase, with protein sequence MTDLLRVAAAARVFTLAVIASTALVGQVTLDGLWFVAAIAVAAGTASLTRRFPDRLIVLAEGAATGLVAIWAYPDHQAAMPYLATPVLIGGIAAGIRWVGAVLVAEAIAMGLSAWLVLGHFHSEVAGTAVTWLTTGLGLGLLGTFTRRTVTTPSADESYRSALGLIRQLRDLSGQLTSGLDPVDLADQAMAVVAEEVVVRQAVVVVRHGDAFTPLRYSTGAVTFPLESSDVLLRECWRTQRPTYGGTRIALPMSSGAEKVAVVLIECPAPPDPAALDRIIRRLHSSAVQLSAALLFTSVHEAATAEERRRLAREVHDGVAQDVASLGYLVDNLAASTTDPDQAAGVALLRKEVTRVVGELRNSVFDLRNETAPGQGLGESIALFARHVGSHSPMTVHVTLDESSVRLRPLVEAELLRIAQEAINNARRHSGGSNLWVRCRVHPPYAEIDVTDDGTGLQSARADSHGMRIMEERAERVGASLSVESPVGDGRGTRVSLRLA